In Chrysiogenia bacterium, the genomic window CTCTCGTCGGCCGAAATCGAACGAGTAGCCAAAATCGAGGCGGTTTCCTGCAAAAACAAGATATGGGATGCTGCCCCTTCGCGAGAAAATGGGATAGAGCAGCTCAAGTTCAAAGCAGCCCGAGAAGGTGCTACCGCGATTGGAAATGTGAGCTGTTCTCCCGACGCATCATCGCTTGGAAAGAATTGCTGGTCCGCCATCATCTGTTCAGCGATCGCCTACAAGGAAAGCGCACCTGCCAAAACTGTCGCTTATCGCGAATCTGTCCCTTCCACGACTGAGGCTGTCGGAGTGGCTGCACCATCTTTCTCGGCTCGCGGCGAAATAGACGGCGCCCTGGCAGAAGGGTTGTCTGCTGTTTTCGAAACCACGCTCGCAGAAAACCCATGTATACGCATCGTTGCCGAGGACATGATACAGCAGCTTGCGGCGCAAATGGGGCTTGAACAAGCCTGCGGAACCGAGCAATGCCAAATTGACATCGCCAAATATGCTCAAGCTAGCTTTCTCACACGTGGCATTATCGCGAGTGTCGGAAATGAATATCTGCTCAGCGCCACACTTATAGACCTTTCTAACCAACGCACAGTAGCCACAGAGAAACGATTGGTTTCTAGAGATGCGCTAATTGCTGAAACAGAGATCGCAGCCAGTGCAATTTCGGCTTCGCTGAAGTGCCCAAACTAGGCCCCCCAAAAACAAAACGGCCGCCCATCGGGCGGCCGTTTCTTTGACTTCCTCTTCCCGGAGGTCGTCGTCGTAGCTGCGGTTTACTGCGCCTTGAGGCCCGTGAGTTCGCGGGCGACGATGCGGCGCTGGATCTGGCCGGTGCCTTCGAAGATGTCGAAGATCTTGATGTCGCGGAACATCTTCTCGAGCAGGAACTCGCGCGAGAGGGCTTCGGGACCGCAGATGTCGACGGCCTCACTGCAGGCCTGGTAGCCGGCCTGGGCGCCGTAGGCCTTGCTCATCGAGGCTTCCTTCACGTTGCCGAGCTTGCGGTCGGCCATCCACGCGGCCTTCCACACGAGGTAGCGGGCGGCATCGAGGCGCGCCTTCACCGCCGCCAGGCGGTGACGCACGATGGGGTCCTCGTAGAGGTACTTGCCGCCGCGCTTGTGGTTCTGGCACCACTCGACAGCAAAGTCGTAGGCGCTACGGCCGATGCCGACGCCCATGCTTCCCACCATCGGGCGGGTGGAGTCGAACATCGCCTTGGCGCCCGAGAATCCGGCGGCGGCCTTCTTCTCGGCGGCGGCTTCGAGGCTGTCGCCCATCATCATGTCCTTGTGGACGCGGCAGTCCTCCATGTAGACCTCGGCGGTCTCGGAGGCGCGGATGCCCAGCTTGTCTTCCTTCTTGCCGGGAATCAGGCCGGGCGTGCCGCGGGTGATGATGAAGCTGCGGTAGGCTTCGCGGCCAAGGCTCGGATCAAGGGTGGCCCAGA contains:
- a CDS encoding acyl-CoA dehydrogenase family protein encodes the protein MDFELDPMLKGVQGAINAFAKFQMRPNSRKYDELQQMPWPVMKQAAKMGMSMSGSMGKGGGLGSVDTGEKKEGGDKPKNPLAANQNLMSVVGGEELAWGCAGIALALAGSGLAATPVSQMGTPEQKKVFFDAMDGETEEGHPQVAAMGITEPNAGSDISSIKTTAVKDGDYYVLNGTKRFITNGYSANVFVIWATLDPSLGREAYRSFIITRGTPGLIPGKKEDKLGIRASETAEVYMEDCRVHKDMMMGDSLEAAAEKKAAAGFSGAKAMFDSTRPMVGSMGVGIGRSAYDFAVEWCQNHKRGGKYLYEDPIVRHRLAAVKARLDAARYLVWKAAWMADRKLGNVKEASMSKAYGAQAGYQACSEAVDICGPEALSREFLLEKMFRDIKIFDIFEGTGQIQRRIVARELTGLKAQ